ATTAAGGCACTTCCAAGCTTTACTAGGTAACCTGTAACATATTTCCTCGACTGCAAGCAACCTTCCCAATCTGAGTAGAAAAAAGCTTCAAGTTTCCCAGATCCTTCAGAGGTCATTAGTAGGCCCAAACCAAGTGTACTTTTGATGTACCTTACCACTCTTAGTACAACTTCCAAATGAGATTGCTTGGGTTTATGCATAATCTGGCTGAGTACTTGAACAGCAAAAGCAATGTCTACCCTTGTCATAGTTAGATATAGAAGCCTTCCTATTAGCCTTTGATGTTGGCTAGCATCAGTCAGTAGGTTATCATTTTCTGTA
The sequence above is drawn from the Nicotiana tabacum cultivar K326 chromosome 13, ASM71507v2, whole genome shotgun sequence genome and encodes:
- the LOC142168131 gene encoding putative mitochondrial protein AtMg00240, yielding MVLVLVYVDDLLISGNCPQLILQTRSDLQLKFNMKDLDTENDNLLTDASQHQRLIGRLLYLTMTRVDIAFAVQVLSQIMHKPKQSHLEVVLRVVRYIKSTLGLGLLMTSEGSGKLEAFFYSDWEGCLQSRKYVTGYLVKLGSALIS